The DNA region GAAGAGATATAGCTTCCCAAACATCGAAGTCGCTGAACCTGAAATAAAGGAACCGCAATTCGAGCACAAAGTAGGAGCCACAGTTATATCCGATCCTTTGAAGAAAATATTGAAAGACGTGGAAGCTTTCTCAAGCATAATGGAGTTAGACGCGAGAAACGTCAGTGGAGAACCAAGACTAGTTATTCGAGCATTCACGGATGACCCTACTATGGGTAAAATGGAATCATTACTGACTCTCGAATCCGCAGCTGTTGTATCACTAGAAATTGGAGAAGACTCCAATGCAAAATATGATATAGGGTTCATAAAAGCTATTCTAAATCTAACCCGTATAGCTGACTCTGTTGATTTGAAATTCTCAGATGAAAGGCCGCTTGAACTTGTATTCAAGACCGCTGATGAGTCAAGAGTAAGATATATCACTGCACCTTTGAAGTTCTAAAACTAAACTTCTATTCCTTGGAGTAGAGAAAACTTTAAGTCTCCAATATGTTCAACAATACGGTTAAATGGAGAGCCGGGTCGTCTAGCGGCCAAGGATGCGGGGCTCTGGCCCAATCTGCCCGTATCGGAGATGGGGGGGACCCCCCGTGACCGGGGTTCGAATCCCCGCCCGGCTACCATCTTCATAAAATAATTATTCAATTACCCGCATTCAAGCCTTTCTATCGCTTCACTGACTCTCAGGAATTCGAAACCTCTCTGTCTAGCTTTATCCACGATTAGCTCTAGGGTATGTCTAGCATAGGAACCTGTTCTCACCCAAATATCCGGTCTATAAAGTGGTTTTCTCTTTATACGCGTGAACTCCCAAGGATGATAGAATAGGAGATGATACTCTCTATTCGGATTAAGCGTGAATTTAACGGCTAACATCTTAGGCAATCTAATTGTGCTACTTGTTGCCGTAGCTGGAAGGATCACTAACCCGTTCTTTTTCACAGGCCTATCATATGTTTTATCCTTATAATATGCAATGCTTGAATCTACCTCTATCCCGAGGGATAAATAGTCATTAGGACTAATTCTGGGTGGCTGGAGATTAGGTGCTCTGAAACTGGAAATATGTTGGAACACAGAAAGCGAATCAATACTTTTCT from Candidatus Tiamatella incendiivivens includes:
- a CDS encoding DNA polymerase sliding clamp, translated to MSLLRERFKGNIIIDTRYPDTRTFQQILDALSKILDEANMYFTKEGVKVRGFDAAQTSYVDLYIPSTTFLDYNISEEEAKIGFNVTRLANILKRGMRGDSLQITATYDKVLIDIESVVAKRYSFPNIEVAEPEIKEPQFEHKVGATVISDPLKKILKDVEAFSSIMELDARNVSGEPRLVIRAFTDDPTMGKMESLLTLESAAVVSLEIGEDSNAKYDIGFIKAILNLTRIADSVDLKFSDERPLELVFKTADESRVRYITAPLKF
- a CDS encoding polysaccharide deacetylase family protein, yielding MEDDWNTIKCNLKRVVFLTFDVEPDAPPYQSSSTRGLKGGLPWILNMLSKKNIKATFFIVGELADKNPSMIEAILEDGHEIGSHGYDHRRLDRLSSIEAIRNIKKSIDSLSVFQHISSFRAPNLQPPRISPNDYLSLGIEVDSSIAYYKDKTYDRPVKKNGLVILPATATSSTIRLPKMLAVKFTLNPNREYHLLFYHPWEFTRIKRKPLYRPDIWVRTGSYARHTLELIVDKARQRGFEFLRVSEAIERLECG